A genomic region of Halobacteriovorax sp. JY17 contains the following coding sequences:
- a CDS encoding ATP synthase F0 subunit B → MLKLIALILTVANVQAAGGGAHGGHISELILPAWNFIPLFLVMVVLLRKPISAAFTKNAEDVEALYNVAEEKDKEAQIKLDMYEKKMNSLKSESEKIMKETRGQIEEFEKASATETVELIEKLNIDADQKVAYEKDQAVRSINASLVDEVIAKAKSKINENKDYKDKATNKLIAEI, encoded by the coding sequence ATGTTGAAGTTAATTGCTTTAATTCTAACAGTTGCCAATGTTCAAGCAGCTGGTGGTGGGGCCCACGGAGGTCACATTTCTGAACTTATATTACCAGCTTGGAACTTTATTCCATTGTTTTTGGTAATGGTTGTATTACTTAGAAAGCCAATAAGTGCGGCTTTTACTAAAAATGCTGAAGACGTGGAAGCTCTTTATAATGTAGCTGAAGAGAAAGACAAAGAAGCTCAAATTAAACTTGATATGTATGAAAAGAAAATGAACTCTCTTAAATCTGAGTCTGAAAAGATTATGAAAGAAACAAGAGGGCAGATCGAAGAATTCGAAAAAGCAAGTGCTACTGAAACAGTAGAGCTTATTGAAAAGCTAAATATTGATGCCGATCAAAAAGTTGCTTACGAAAAAGATCAAGCTGTTCGTTCAATTAATGCATCTCTAGTTGATGAAGTAATTGCAAAAGCAAAATCTAAAATAAATGAGAATAAAGATTATAAAGATAAAGCTACGAATAAATTAATAGCTGAAATCTAA